In one window of Ruminococcus albus AD2013 DNA:
- a CDS encoding leucine-rich repeat domain-containing protein yields the protein MKKTFASALAIISAATFVPSSVIGTTIAPVAITASAEAVSGDYTYEELSNGTICITKYTGTESKVEIPVKIDGKTVTKIGDQAFMGNKNITEVSCSNDSLTSIGEFAFCSCTSLKTVNFYSNASKTTIGRGAFASCTSLDDIDLTVNYDAIEEGTFQRCTSLPCFYVKPAVKYIGTSAFQGCTNIKKLSFHGATSIGKKAFYECENLSTIESIDNDANFVDIGDYAFFGCSSLSELPGKSELKTIGNSAFGSCTALTKLDLHNYSNLTSIGNDAFANCKLLETAVFPENLTTLGKRTFANCHALKEVELNSKKLTTIPQAAFATTGITEIKIPEGVTDIDDAAFYTCKSLTKVTLPKSVTTIGDKAFGACTSLKNVEYNGTKAQLAAIAVGSDNTALTGAAITYNNSSTSTYPVVTNVLYNSQYHQFQLTWTPVDGAQNYGIAVYLAGRWKVQTQSIAASNTTFVSPKLTPGKSYKVVVAAKVNGKWDTSNLSKRAVTVTIK from the coding sequence ATGAAAAAAACATTTGCAAGTGCGCTGGCTATCATCAGCGCTGCAACATTCGTACCTAGTTCCGTTATCGGCACCACCATCGCACCTGTAGCTATAACTGCAAGTGCTGAGGCAGTAAGCGGCGATTATACTTATGAGGAGCTTTCCAACGGCACTATCTGCATCACAAAGTACACCGGTACTGAAAGCAAAGTTGAAATCCCCGTTAAGATCGATGGTAAGACCGTTACTAAGATTGGTGACCAGGCTTTTATGGGAAACAAAAATATAACAGAGGTATCTTGCTCAAACGATTCTCTGACTTCGATTGGTGAATTTGCATTCTGCAGCTGTACTTCACTCAAAACTGTGAATTTTTACTCAAATGCCTCAAAAACCACTATCGGACGCGGTGCTTTTGCAAGCTGCACCAGCCTTGATGATATTGATCTTACCGTTAACTATGATGCTATTGAAGAGGGTACATTCCAGAGATGCACCAGCCTTCCTTGTTTTTATGTTAAACCGGCGGTAAAGTATATCGGTACAAGTGCTTTTCAGGGGTGTACAAATATTAAAAAATTATCTTTCCACGGTGCCACCTCTATCGGCAAAAAGGCTTTTTACGAATGCGAAAACCTTTCAACTATTGAGAGTATAGATAATGATGCTAATTTTGTTGATATCGGAGATTACGCATTCTTCGGTTGTTCAAGTCTAAGCGAACTTCCCGGCAAATCAGAACTGAAGACTATCGGTAATTCCGCTTTTGGTTCTTGCACCGCTCTGACTAAGCTTGATCTACATAATTATAGTAATCTGACCTCTATCGGCAATGATGCTTTTGCTAACTGCAAGCTTCTGGAAACCGCTGTTTTCCCTGAGAACCTTACAACTTTGGGCAAGAGAACATTTGCAAACTGCCATGCACTGAAGGAAGTTGAATTAAATTCCAAGAAGCTCACCACTATCCCTCAGGCTGCATTCGCTACAACAGGCATCACTGAAATAAAGATACCCGAAGGCGTAACTGATATCGATGACGCAGCATTCTATACCTGCAAGTCCCTCACTAAGGTAACTCTGCCCAAGAGCGTAACAACAATTGGTGATAAGGCATTCGGCGCTTGTACTTCTCTGAAAAACGTTGAATACAACGGCACAAAGGCTCAGCTGGCTGCTATAGCTGTAGGTTCTGACAACACTGCTCTGACTGGCGCTGCTATCACTTACAACAATTCTTCTACAAGCACATATCCTGTTGTAACAAACGTTCTGTACAACTCTCAGTATCATCAGTTCCAGCTCACATGGACACCTGTTGACGGTGCTCAGAACTACGGTATCGCTGTATACCTGGCAGGCAGATGGAAGGTACAGACCCAGAGCATAGCTGCTTCTAATACCACATTCGTATCTCCCAAGCTGACTCCCGGCAAGTCCTACAAGGTAGTTGTAGCTGCTAAGGTAAACGGCAAGTGGGATACTTCCAACCTCAGCAAGAGAGCTGTTACTGTTACTATCAAGTAA
- the greA gene encoding transcription elongation factor GreA has protein sequence MEINKTVSKAGYDKLVEEKEYLVTVKRKEVAQKLKEARSFGDLSENAEYDEAKNEQAILESRINELEILISNATVVDDDEISVHEIGVGSYVKLRDVELDEIETLQIVGSTESDPDNGKISDESPIGKAALHMKVGDIFEVEAPAGMIKFEVLEITRE, from the coding sequence ATGGAAATCAACAAGACAGTATCAAAAGCCGGCTACGACAAACTGGTTGAAGAAAAGGAATATCTGGTAACAGTCAAGCGTAAAGAAGTCGCACAGAAACTGAAAGAAGCACGTTCTTTCGGCGACCTTTCCGAGAACGCTGAGTATGATGAAGCAAAGAACGAACAGGCTATTCTGGAATCCCGTATTAACGAACTGGAAATACTCATCTCCAACGCTACTGTCGTTGATGATGATGAGATATCCGTTCATGAGATCGGTGTAGGTTCTTACGTAAAGCTGAGAGATGTTGAACTCGATGAAATCGAAACTCTTCAGATCGTTGGTTCTACCGAGTCCGATCCCGACAACGGCAAGATATCCGATGAAAGCCCCATAGGCAAGGCTGCACTTCACATGAAGGTCGGCGATATATTCGAGGTTGAAGCACCTGCAGGCATGATCAAGTTCGAGGTACTGGAGATCACAAGAGAATAA